One genomic segment of Impatiens glandulifera chromosome 6, dImpGla2.1, whole genome shotgun sequence includes these proteins:
- the LOC124942896 gene encoding putative syntaxin-131 encodes MNSRELGLDNFFKQVQEIENEYEKLNKLLRKLQDSNEESKAITKAALMKVIKLKMEKDIDEVGKIARLVKSKIEELDRENLANRQKSGCGKGTGVDRSRMATTLALKKKFKDRINDFQTLRENIHKEYREVVERRVYTVTGSRADEETIDRLIETGDSEQIFENAIREQGRGQIMDTLAEIQERHDAVRDVERKLYELQQTFLDMAVLVDAQGDLLDNIESHVSSAVDHVQSGNTALLKAKKLQRKSRKWTCIAMIILLIFVFIVIVEVVKPWKNKNGA; translated from the exons ATGAATTCAAGAGAATTGGGCTTGGATAATTTCTTCAAGCAG GTCCAAGAGATTGAAAATGAATATGAGAAACTCAATAAACTGCTCAGAAAACTCCAG GATTCCAATGAAGAATCAAAAGCTATAACAAAAGCCGCTCTAATGAAAG TTATAAAGCTGAAAATGGAGAAAGACATTGATGAAGTGGGAAAAATTGCCCGACTTGTTAAATCAAAGATTGAGGAGCTGGATAGAGAG AATTTGGCAAATAGGCAAAAATCTGGATGTGGAAAAGGAACTGGTGTTGACAGATCAAGAATGGCAACAACACT TGCCTTGAAAAAGAAGTTTAAAGATAGAATCAACGACTTCCAG ACTTTGAGAGAAAATATTCACAAAGAGTATCGTGAGGTAGTTGAGAGACGAGTTTATACAG TCACGGGGTCTAGAGCTGATGAAGAG ACAATTGACAGATTGATAGAGACTGGAGATAGTGAACAAATTTTTGAGAATGCAATTCGGGAGCAAGGAAGAGGCCAG ATAATGGATACTCTGGCTGAAATTCAAGAACGCCATGATGCAGTTAGGGATGTAGAGAGGAAGCTCTATGAACTGCAACAG ACATTTCTTGATATGGCGGTTCTTGTGGATGCTCAGGGAGATCTGCTCGACAACATAGAATCACAT GTCTCGAGTGCTGTTGATCATGTACAATCAGGTAACACAGCCCTCCTGAAAGCGAAAAAGTTGCAGAGGAAATCCCGCAAATGGACATGTATAGCGATGATTATCCTCCTTATTTTCGTCTTCATTGTTATTGTTGAAGTTGTGAAGCCTTGGAAAAACAAAAATGGGGCTTAA